The Bos indicus x Bos taurus breed Angus x Brahman F1 hybrid chromosome 11, Bos_hybrid_MaternalHap_v2.0, whole genome shotgun sequence sequence CTCCAGGGACAGACCTGCATGCCCGACCAGGTGCTGGCGACAGGAGGAGGCCCACCCGGCCGGGTGGGTAGGTCAGTGCAGCTCCCCCCGCACGCTGAGGGGACAGTCACGCGGGGCGAGGTTGTGGGGGGCGCTCAGTAGAAACGCTTCCGACTCTGGTCCTGCCATTTGTTGTAGAGTATGATCCCGATGACAATGGCAAAGACGGAAAACACCAGAGAGAAAAAGACGATGAGAAAGAGGGCCAGGCCGCTGAGGGGAGGCAGCGGGGCTGTCACTGAGGAAGCAAGAGAGAAGGAGGTCAGAAGGAGGGGGCCGCTCGAGGAGGGAAGGACCGACCGAGAGCTCTTCCAGTTTCTGGGAGCCGGAGCTCCAGTACACCCTTTCCACATGCCAAAACTGAAAACCTAAGCAGCCCTGAACTGCTCACGGGTAACGTGGAGCCCAGTGAGAGAGCAGGGCCAGTGCCCCAGGTGCCCCGGAGAAGAACTCAGAGGGGAGCCAGGCCCCACTGCTGGGCTGCACGGCCCCTGGGCCCCCCAGCAGCCTCAACCCCCTGGCCGGCCGTGGGGCCCTCTCCCGGGACCTCTGTGCTCACTCTCAGGCAGCTTCATGTTGTCCACTGAGGGCAGGAACACGTCCCGATGCAGCTTCTCCTCTTCCGGGGTCCTCTCCACCGTCAGCTCAAACAGCTTCAGGGAAATGACATCATGGTTGTctaaagacagagaaaatgaCAAAGGGATGACTCAAGGCACCCTGAGAAGAATGTCCTGGTTCAAGCTTCTAGTGCACAGCTCACACACAGTgacctgaaaaaaaaacaacccaccacCAAAACCTCTTGTTTCTCATCTAAAAGTAAGGACAGGTAACAGGGAATATTCTACGTTACCCTATATATATGGTTTTCATCAACAAGCATGCATTACctacataaatttatttacttttggctgtgtctGAGTGCAGCGGCTTCTCCTGTtttggagcacgggctctagagcacaggcctcAGTAACTGTGGCGTACGGGTTTAAgatgctccacagcacgtgggatcttcctggatcagggatttaagctgtgtctcctgcactggcaggcagcttctttaccactgagccacaagggaagccccctatataatttcaaaattgaGAGATAATACAAGAACTCAGCCCCAATCACAGGTAAAACCTTTCAGGAGACACAGCAGCCCCACAGCTTCCCTTTAACATGGACTACACACATGACCAAGAGGAGAGGGCCGCACAGCAGCTGTCTAACGGGCCATGAGCAGGGCACAGCGACTGGCCTGGAGCACACTTCCCTTCTGGACTGTGGCTAACTCTTCCCAGTTCCTGTGACTATGACCCTGAATCTCACTATTAATTACCAGAGATGGATGAAGGAGTTAGGggctcaattttttttctctccccttttaaAGTAACATTATAAACTCACAGATTCAAACATATTTGATGTGTTtcaatcactgtggatagtgactgcagccatgaaatcaaaagacatttgtcctttggaagaaaagctatgacaaacctggacagcttattaaaaagcagagacaccgttttgccaacaaaggtccatatagtcaaaactatggtttttccagcaatcatgtatggatgtaagagctggaccataaggaacgttgagcgccaaagaattaatgcttttgaactgtggtgctggagaagactcttgagagtcccttggacaacaaggagatcaaaccagtcaaccctaaaggaaaacagtcctgaatattcattggaaggattgatgctgaagttccaatcctttggccacatgatatgaagtgccaactcactggaaaagactctgatactgggaaagattgagggcagagggagaagagggcagccaaggatgagatggttggatgccatcactgactcaatggacatgagtttgggtaaagtccgggagttggtgatggacagggaggcctggagtgctgcagtccatggggtcacaaagagtcggacacgactgagcgactaaacggaactgaactgaaggatgagatggttggatggcatcactgactcaatggacatgagtttgagaagcctggtgtgctacaatccatggggtggcaaagaactggacatgactgaacaacacaatacACTGAAGTTGTACCTCTTACTGATGCTCAACTCAAACCAACTTTACCCAGTGGGAGCCTATTCAAGTTGACTCCTGAGTCCTTTTACAAGAACCTATAAGTTTTTGAtatcttctttgcttttctgggAAGTTTTTAGCTTGTATTTCCTACCTTAGACCTGGCATCAGACACGTTCTCCAGGAAGCTTTTATTCTTGTTAGTGGCAACTGGTATTAAGAGGCCACAAACATGAGTGCAGGGTGCTCAGTGCTACTAGGCTGCTACTGCGGACTGGACCTCTTGCCATCTCTATTATCAGGATGACATTTACAGCTGTTTGGGCTCTTAGAATCTTTAGCAGGTAAAAccaggttaaagaaaaaaactggatttaccttcaattagaaaaaatgttttctgtgccAGGATCGAGATTAAACAACAGGACAGCCCACAGTTTCTCCTGACAACAATGGGCCAAGACCGAGTAGATGCTGCCCGTTTCAGATGGgcatttgcttttctgttttgacACAAGGAAGTTCTATTTCATATCAGCTTCAGTCATAATACACTATATTAATCAAAAGAACCAAAAGTTTCTTTACCTCAAAAGACGTCATGATTGAGGCTTAGGGACATAAAAGAGAAACTTTGGAAACAAGTAGGTAGAAAAATCCAAAGATACAAGAGCCTGGTTCTGCTAATGTCACATAAGTCAAGTAAGGCAGGAGTTTCAGGGTAACTGGTCAAATGAGCTCAAGAGAAGACAAAGAGCAAACGCACagagcaaagaaacagagggggCTTTCCTGAGGGCAGGGCGTGGCAGAGACACAGGTCTGAACGCAGCATTTGCCACGCGGGTAGTTTACAGAGGTCTCTGCACACACGACACAGCCAAACATCTGAGCACAGGGtcaagactccgtgctcccagtgcagaggatgcaggttcgatccctgattggggaactgaaatcccacgtctttgggcaactaagcccaagagccacagctACCGAGCTTGCAAGCTCTGTAGTCCACACACCGCATCAAGAGAAGCCCCAATGCAGCccaactataaataaataaataaagtgtaggttttatttaaaaaaaaaaaaatctgagcacaAAAGAGTTTGGGGGTCAGTCAAGGAGAAGCTTTGCGAGGAGAAGGGGAAGTCAGCATATGGGTGAAAGGACGTGCCTGCAGAAACAGGCATAAGAAAAAGGAGAGCACAGGCTGGAAGCACTGCTTGAGGAAGAGGCGAGCACTGCTTGCTGTTAGCAGCAAGCCTCTgccagacacaactgtgcgagACGACCCCAGGCCTGGCAATCTGGGCTCTACACACAAGAATGCAGGAAGGGGAGCACTCGTGGGCACCTGCTTGCCAGAGCTCTGCCCAGCGGGCTCTCACGCCCGGGCCTGCCTAGTGAGACATGACCTGAGTTAGGGCCAGTAAGGAGCATGCAGGGCAGTACCTGAGAGATCGCCCGTGATGGACGAGGTGCCAAAGTAGTAGCCCCGGGGCAGGCGGACCCCCGGCACCTCTATGCAGTCCCTCCACTCGTGCTTGCCGTCGATGTCCATCATTATCTACAGCACAGAGAGGGGGGGCAAGTCAGGGCCGGGCCCCGGCAGCGGAGCGAGACGGCCCGCACTGCCGACGGGCCTGGACAGGGACTCACCGTCAGATGCCTCTTGACATAGCGGATCACAAGGAAGGTGTCGTAATGGAGGTTGCGGACGATGGCTGTGCAGCCCCCCAGCTCTGTAGGCCGCCCATCCCGCTCGTGATCGTAGCTGAGGGAGCCGTTGTTCACCATGGCAGAGATGTAGGGGAACACCCGCTGGGAAGGCAGGGGAGGCAAAGCAGAGGGTGGTGAGGAAGCGCTCGCAGGAACGCCTGTGCCAACAGTGACGGGACTTCTGCACACAAAGCTGAGCTCTTCACGACAGACCAGACGGCCACTCTGCCTTGTCACTAGCAGCCTCCGAGGGCCCACGCTCAGAGGGTCACTCGAGGGACAAGGCCCAGAAGTGACTGACCTCAGTACCTGCCTCCAGGAATCCTCCTCCCATCTGGGGTGGGTCCGAAATGGCCCCTCTGACACTCTGGGCCTGACTGGAACCCTCCCAGAGATCAGCACTGGGTACTTATATTCCACCCAAGACTGGTTTTCTTCTTACTTGTATGTGCGCGTGTGCTAACCTgttacagtcatgtctgactctttccaatcctctggactgtagcccagaggTTCCGacgtccatggattctccaggcatgaatactggagtgggttaatatgcccttttccaggggatcttcccgacccagggatcgaacccgagtcgcCTGCgactcctgcatcgcaggcaaattctttaccgctgagcccctggggaagcccctgtgtgtatgcatgtgtgtgtgtatatacacatacatacaaacacatatcACCAACTGCCACGTAAACTTCCTGAAAAATCATTTCTTATGCTTCTTTGTATGTGTCCACCATAGCTCCACCTCTTCCCCCACAAGGCAAGtactaggttggccaaaaagttttaattttccatTAACAGCTTATGGACAaatttgaatgaactttttggccaatccaatacttGGTGCACCCAGGTATTCTGTTCGAAAATACCTGTTCGCTCAGGGAACTCTTTCCATTTAGGATAGCACCTTTCAAATTCTAACATTCTATAAGCACATGATGTGAAATGGATCAGGACTCAGAAAGGACAGTGCCAGAACCAGGTGGCCTCTCCAGCCACAGGTGACTATCCTCAGTCAAAAGACCTTCTGGCTCTTCACGACACGCAACTTCTCCCAGTAATACTCAGTGGGCAAGGTTCTCCTACTGAAAGTCTCCCCGGAGCCCACCCATCTTCCCACCTACTTCGGAGACCCTGTCTCTCCAACAGCCCTTGTGGAGCAAATTCTTCCTTAGAAATGACAAGCTAACCATTTCACAACAAGCCTGGGGCTAAGGCAGTGAAGAGAGAGGCAGGGTGATGAAAGGACAGGAAGCATGAGACATGCCACTGCTCTGCGGGGTTCCTCGTTGTTCTAGACAATCAACATGCAAGATGAAGATGCAGGCGGAACTGGAGACTGGTGACTCTGGAGACAATGGCCACACAGACTGAGAACAGTCGCAAATGTCGGATGGGCACACAAGGGAATCGGGGATGGCCACAGTGAGTCAAGAATTGAGTACCTGGACTCCCGGAGAATACCGCCTCTTCTGGGCCTGAGAGGGTCCAGCAGGTTATTATAAAAACAAGACAGGGCACAGAAGACAAGAGACCAAGTCAGAAAGAAACATCTGTGCAAGAGCTATGACCCAGCTGCAGTGGAAGAGCACCAATCTCAATCCCCAAACCAATCTCAATCCCCAAATAGAATTTTAGCATCCACGGAGGGCATTCCACAAGTCCTCAGACCCCTCACAATTATAGGCAAAAATAATTGTAGGCAAAAAACTACACGAGCAGGTGCTTGTACATTTTCTAAGGAGAAGGTCTGCTGCTATCATCAGATACTCAAGGGGGTCCATTAGGAAGACCTCTCTAACCCACACAGGGTCCTAAAACTTTCAGAACTTTATAAAAACACCCAGCATCACACTCTGTAAGCAGGCCTCACTTATGTCTCTGACAGTCCAAAGGTCAGGCCAGGAGTTTGTCTGTGCCCAGATGACAGCACTTCTGCGGCAAGGAGAGGGATGAGGGTGATAAATATGGCTAGATTCTTCCAAATTCAAGATGTCCTTTACTGCCCAGGATCTCAGGCTGTAGCTCTTGCCCAGAAGACAAAAATCCCACCACTTGAGAGACTGTCAAATTAACTCTAATCCAAAGGGATCATTTACCCTCTAATTGAGTCTTATGGACATATATCTCCAAACAGTTATTGTTATTCTAACCTACAACATGTGGGCAAGAAAAAGCTCCGTGGGAACGTTGCAGCAGGACAGATTTAGCAAAGTCAGAAGGTTCAAGGGTGTTTAGCTTTATTCCAAAAAAACTGCTACAGTTCTCAGCACTAGCAATAAGAGATACCTACACAAGCTCAATTTAGCCCTGCCCTACTGTGGGCCAAGAGGTAGAACCCAAAGCATTCCTTTCTCTAATACTGGGTATGCACCTAATATGAGCCAGGCACTGTCCCGGACGCTGGATGCTCAATGGGAAATAAGACAGGCAGATgtctgctctcatggagctgaCATTAGAGGGGAGGAGACATACAATcaatcttgttgttgttcaactgctcagtcaggtccgactctttgcgaccccaaggactgcagcacaccaggcttccctgtccttctctatcttccagagtttgctcaaacccatatccattgagttgatgccatccaaccatctcatcctctgtggcccccttctcctcttgctctcaatctttcccagcatcagggtctctttcagtgagtcagttcttcacattacgtggccaaaggattggagcttcagcatcagtccttccaatgaatattcagggttgatttcctttaggatggacaggtttgatctccttgtggtccaagggactttcaagagtcttctccagcaccacagttcgaaagcatcaattctttggcactcagctttctttatggtccaactctcacatccatacatgactactggaaaaccataactttgactatatggaccttggttggcaaagtgatgtctctgctttttaaaatgctatctaggttggtcataggttttcttccaaggagtaatcgtcttttaatttcatggctgcagtcaccatctgcagtgattttggagcccaagaaaataaagtctgtcactgtttgagACAGTGATAAATactatgacaaaaataaaataggcaaTACAATACAGAGGAGAAATATACCTGAGGAGACAACACCTGAACTGAGACCAAGCAGTGAGAGGGAATCCACCAAGAAATATGGGGGCTGAAGAAGCATGAGGTTAGCATCTTCAGAACTAGGGGTGTCTGCAACTCAGTGAGTGAAGAACAGGCTGGTGGGAGCTGAAGCGGGAGCCAGACCACACTGGGCCTTACAGGTCACAGAAAGGGTCTTGGGGGAGCCTCGGACCAGCTCCCCAGCTGTTCTCTTACACCACCGATGGCCTATGTACAGGACTACACAAGGTATGAAATGAACCAGTGAATGATTGAACTGCTGGAAAAGTACTCTTCTACCACTATCATTTAGGACAAGGGGATTATGAATGTGTTGTCAGCAGTTTACTGAATTGGGCTTCGGACGAAGAAAGTGCATAACTTCAGTGAACAATGAGGGAAAAGAAGGGATTGAAAATGCACTCGGGAGCTCCGGTGATCCCAAGGCTTGCTTGAGGTATCAACCCCAGTACCTGGGATCAGAAGTTTAAGTTGTAACTTTTGAGGAGTGCTGAGAACAGTGATCTTTAACCTAAGGGGTCCTCATCCTTGCCAAGGCTGGTGAGGCACCCTCTTTTTCAGCACCAGAGGTCAGCTGGGCCTCAGCATGACCTGGGGGAGCTTTTCAACTGCACATACATGAGGGAACTACAGTCAGAGAGCCTCATTCAGCAGGTTTAGAATGGGGCATGGgactatgtattttttaaaaggcaggatttccctggtggtccagcagttgagAAGCTGCCTCCCAAAGCAcgggccacaggtttgatccctggttggggaactaagatcccacagcctCGGGGtaacaactagagagcctgtgcgCCGCTACTAAGACCTGACGTAGttaatcaattaaaaattaaaaaaaaataaaaggcgcTATGGATGACTGGGATGTGCCAGGTGAATTTAAGAAATACAGCACTAGACAGAGGCCTGCAGCTTCCAAGCTGGAATCTGTCCACTTCAGCAACTCATGGCTTGGCCTTCAACTTGCCACCTCACGTTAACCCTAAGTCTTTAAATGCCACTTTAACTTCTACGCCCAGTCAGGAGTTCCTGAAGGGTTTCCTAGGTACCCACTAATTTCACACAGAAGCTAAGTTTCTTTGCTTGGAAAGCAGCCTATATACAGCCAGAaccaaaggcagaagaatcacCCTGACTGTGGCAAAGGTGGCAGTTTCATTCCTCTTTGAAGAGTCACCAAAAATTAGGAGCTCCTGCCTGCTGTGCCTGAAGAGTGGGGaagtgtttttaactttttgcaCTACAAGGTACTAGTGTACCTTCAGCACACCTTGAATGCAAAGGGACGCGTGAACTTGTGAATCCTATGCTAAACCCCACAGGTGCAGAGCACACTCGCTGTGACTCGCTAGGTAGAAAAAGGGGCACACGCAGCCCTCAGGAGGCCCCCACTGCCGCCTGCGTCATCTCGGAGATTCTCCTTCCGCACTGTGAGCAGGGAGGGCAACACACAGCTCCCAGGGCTCGCTATGAAGATGACGTGAAATACGCAGAGCGttcagcacagtgcttggcattcGAAAGGCAGTCAACACTCATTCAATGACTAAGTGAGTTTCTAGATCTAAATACTGTCTACAGGTGCTCATATGTAAACACAAAACCAAACATATGTTTTCTAGAGCAGTAATTCCCAGACCACTGGCTGTTATGGACCACTAAAAATCTCTAAACACATAACACATTCTGGAGATTAACAGGTttgctttttcttgatttttttttaacctattaaatatgttaaaatacaattaaaatacaataactgTATTAAAATACAATGACAAGACAGCCATCTAAAATAAACatcagttttaaaaagaacattttaaatgaaaaaaacacgaaatatttcataataaataaataataaaacatttcacaTTTATGAGAAGTCACTTCACTGTTCCTACTGTCAAACCAGGGAAACTGTTACCAACCAACACAAGTCTATGAACCAGCATCCAGGAGTCACTCTCAGAGCAGGTTTACCAACCTAAACCACACTGCACTTGAGCAAGCTGGCCAGGTCTGCTCTCTGGAACCCAGGTGTGAAGACAaggaggatgggaggggagaaggagagcACGGAGCCACAGCAGCACTGCCGAGATGTCTGCAAATGTCCCCAGGGACGTCATTTAGTGCTGTGAACACAAACAGCCAGCACTTTCTGAGAGCTTACCCTGTGCCTAAGAGGCACGTCTGAACCTTCACTGCTACACACCTTTACGGCAGCACgggaatgctgtgctgtgctgtaaagtctcagttgcatccaactctttgcaaccctacgaacagactatagcccgccaggctcctctgtccatgggatttcccaggcaagaatactggagtgggttgccatttccacctccagaggatcttcccagcccagggatcgaacccttgtctccttcgtcccctgcactgcaggtggattctttaccactgaaccactgggaaagcccagtaTATGAATGCTCTTGTAAATGAGAAGATAGTTCAACTCTGTGGAAGAGGAGATCTTGTCTACAGTTCTACTCTGGGGAACCCAGGAACCTCCTGAAATTGCATGTATAATCTTATTGTATTCAACTGTAGCAGAAATAGGTTTCTACTTCTCAGCCTCAATCCCTAATGACATCTGAGAGCTGGCCAATATTCCTGGGACCTAATTTCCAAAGGAGTGTCTCTTAGAAAACACTGCCTCACCAAGgattgagaaaaaaacaaacaaaccccactAAATCACATCCAAATAGTATAACAAGAGAATTTACGAAGTTACAGAGTTCttttaataatgtaaaaattCTTTCCACCAACAATGAAGAGATCAAGAGGGATCAGTGTTTTCATCAACATAAAGGTTGGAGGGAATGTGTTGTTAAATTCACGGCATATTGCTTATTCCAGTttcaagagaggaaaaacaaTCATTACGTTAAAAAAATATAGGAAGCACCTGAAACTCGACTTCCAAGCTGGCCTGATCTGAAAAGAGCAGTGAGCTGCTCACGCCACTCGCCAACCAGCTGCTTCTGCATCCTGGGGTCCTTTATGCCAGCTATATGTGGGATTCACCTAGAGATGTTTGAAAAGGTTAAGCTGCCCATCAGACTCTCTGAGCTTGGGGCCTGGAGAGCAGTAGCTTTAAATGCTTTGCAGATAATTCCAAGGGCAGTTGCAGCTGAGGCAGAAAAGTCCCAATTTTAACCACCTGAAACTGATATTTTTGGTTAA is a genomic window containing:
- the LMAN2L gene encoding VIP36-like protein isoform X1 — protein: MAVALGPSGWWQRWRRRLSAREVSRMLLLLLLLGSGQGPRQVGAGQTFEYLKREHSLSKPYQGVGTSSSSLWNLMGNAMVMTQYIRLTPDMQSKQGALWNRVPCFLRDWELQVHFRIHGQGKKNLHGDGLAIWYTKDRMQPGPVFGNMDKFVGLGVFVDTYPNEEKQQEAQKRRYSPGVQRVFPYISAMVNNGSLSYDHERDGRPTELGGCTAIVRNLHYDTFLVIRYVKRHLTIMMDIDGKHEWRDCIEVPGVRLPRGYYFGTSSITGDLSDNHDVISLKLFELTVERTPEEEKLHRDVFLPSVDNMKLPEMTAPLPPLSGLALFLIVFFSLVFSVFAIVIGIILYNKWQDQSRKRFY
- the LMAN2L gene encoding VIP36-like protein isoform X3, which codes for MGKGRRTCMGMAWPSGTRRIGCSQAQKRRYSPGVQRVFPYISAMVNNGSLSYDHERDGRPTELGGCTAIVRNLHYDTFLVIRYVKRHLTIMMDIDGKHEWRDCIEVPGVRLPRGYYFGTSSITGDLSDNHDVISLKLFELTVERTPEEEKLHRDVFLPSVDNMKLPEMTAPLPPLSGLALFLIVFFSLVFSVFAIVIGIILYNKWQDQSRKRFY
- the LMAN2L gene encoding VIP36-like protein isoform X4, coding for MGKGRRTCMGMAWPSGTRRIGCSQRVFPYISAMVNNGSLSYDHERDGRPTELGGCTAIVRNLHYDTFLVIRYVKRHLTIMMDIDGKHEWRDCIEVPGVRLPRGYYFGTSSITGDLSDNHDVISLKLFELTVERTPEEEKLHRDVFLPSVDNMKLPEMTAPLPPLSGLALFLIVFFSLVFSVFAIVIGIILYNKWQDQSRKRFY
- the LMAN2L gene encoding VIP36-like protein isoform X2, coding for MAVALGPSGWWQRWRRRLSAREVSRMLLLLLLLGSGQGPRQVGAGQTFEYLKREHSLSKPYQGVGTSSSSLWNLMGNAMVMTQYIRLTPDMQSKQGALWNRVPCFLRDWELQVHFRIHGQGKKNLHGDGLAIWYTKDRMQPGPVFGNMDKFVGLGVFVDTYPNEEKQQERVFPYISAMVNNGSLSYDHERDGRPTELGGCTAIVRNLHYDTFLVIRYVKRHLTIMMDIDGKHEWRDCIEVPGVRLPRGYYFGTSSITGDLSDNHDVISLKLFELTVERTPEEEKLHRDVFLPSVDNMKLPEMTAPLPPLSGLALFLIVFFSLVFSVFAIVIGIILYNKWQDQSRKRFY